DNA from Ziziphus jujuba cultivar Dongzao chromosome 2, ASM3175591v1:
tcataaaacATCTTTCTACAACACTTCAactgaatgaaaaaaaatgatttcaCAAACAATATGGTAGttccaaataaaagaaagtaaaaaactGTGAAACTGGAAACAGCCAAAGTCTCAATATTCCGGATTTTTTGCAGAGAGAGGCTTTAGATCTTGCCAAAGTGATTATGATGAAGGAAATTGCAGAGAAGCTAGAGACAGAAACTGTTGTTTGTTCAAACACATTTTGCATTGCAGATTTGGGTTGCTCTGTTGGGCCTAATACATTTGCAgcagttgaaaaaataattgaggGTGTGAAATTGAAGTATGAAAGCCTAGGCCTCGTTTCCGAAATCCCAGAATTTCAAGTCTTCTTTAACGATCATGTCACGAATGATTTCAATTTGCTCTTTACGTCCCTCCCTCAGGACAAACCCTACTATGCAGCAGGGGTGCCCGGCTCTTTCTATGGTCGCTTATTTCCTGAGGCTTCTATTCACTTTTTTCACTCTTCTACTTCCCTGCAATGGCTTTCTAGAGTACCAAAAGAGGTAGTGAACAAAACATCTCCTGCTTGGAATAAAGGACGGATTCATTACTCTAATTCCAGAGTTGAAGTGATTCAGGCTTATAAAGCACAATTTGATGAAGACATGGAGCGGTTCCTGCAAGCTCGGGCACTTGAGATAGTCTATGGAGGACTAATGGTGCTAATCATTCCTGGCATCCCCAATGGAGCTTCTCATTCTCAATCCCTTGAAAATATGATTTATGACCTTTTAGGATCTTGCCTCATGGACATGGCTCAGAAGGTACAGGATTATAGCCAGTTTGTTTTGATAATTGTCATACAAGTAGCTTAACAATAAAACCTTAGATATTCATTAGTACTATAAATTACAGCCATTGCTATGGGTCTTAATATCCGACTTTGATAACTTCGTTGTAGATGTATAACATGATAATTGTATACATTTTAGTATTTCCATAAAAGCTAAACCATTTAATGCTTGATTTGTGCAGGAAATTATTCAAGAGGAGAAAGTGGACTCCATTAACATACCAGCTTATTTCACAACTCCACAAGAACTCGAAGCTGCTGTTGAACGAAATGGTTGTTTTAACATAGAGAGGACAGAAATCCTAAGGGAAGCGTGGGGAACTCTTCCGAATGCCCACCAAGCTGCATCTCACATTAGAGCTTGTATGGGGGGAGTAATCAAGCAGCATTTCAAAGATGATATCATAGACAAGCTCTTTGACTTGTACCACAAGAAACTAGAAGAAACACTACCCTTTGTATTTGAATCAGGGAAAAGAATGGACTTATTTGTTCTTCTTAAACGCAAACCAATAATTTCGCCATTTTTTCCCTTGAAGTATTAGTTTAATATTCATAGAAAGTAAACGATGTGATTTTCTTTCCACAGTTCAGTTTTGACTTTGAGTTCGATATCACAACCTATGAACATTGCTCAGCATAAAGAGTTTTCCAAGCCTGATAAAAGGAGATCTTGTACTCTTTTTCCCCCCCTAAAACTACTTGCACTGTTATGTTCCAATACCCCAATGAATTCTCAGCATGaaagttaatatataatattaattgcgTGTCATATCGTCGCGCTTATTTTGTACTCACTCAATTATCAAAGTTGTGTAAAGTTgttcagaaaaataaattatcaacttTCTGAAGACTAACAGATTAGGAAGACCTTTATCATTTACACTTATTATGCTCTTATAGGCTGCCATTCCACTATTCACTTAATTGTCAAAGCCGTGTAAAGTCAAGCAAAATAAACCATTACTTTTTCAAGGAATAATTAAGTGTGATGGGTACCCTTGTCCTGTAGAGccattgataatattttttaatatttttcttgggCCTTGATTAATATATAGTGTATATGTTATGGTCGATGACATATGAATTTACCATTTCACCCTCCTTCATTCATAATATTTTCTATGTAGTGTTGTGTCTAGATATAACATTATGTGAGGAATAATTGAAACATTGTAGTAAACCGCTTAAAGTGATAGAGAAAGATAAGAGCCAAAAGGAAGTAAAAGCACAGAAATATCTGAAGTATATCCAATGAAAGGTGGAGATGGTCTCCATAGCTATGCCAAGAACCCCGCCATCCAGGTACTTACTGCTCTttaaaatgttaaccaaaaaatCTGTTCTTTTTCACTTTGCAACCTTTTTCACAATTACTTTTAGGTAGTACAGAAAGTTACCATTCAACAAGTTTGAATGATTTTTctgtctatatttatatataaaaacccACCCAGCAGCATAGAATGAATATGTATTACTCAAGCAACTGTCTGAGCTCAAAACTTCAGCCAATAACTTGTTGGGCTCTCTTCATTCTATCTTATGCTAATTCTGTTCATTTTCAATTCGTCGGTTCATTGCAATTTTGTACCTCTTCTAGTTCGGGGAAATTGCAGTTGGACTCTTGAATTTAAATGTTGtagttaagttttatttttgctgCATTTTAgtccaattttattattattattattattattgttgttattattatttttactagtaACGGTTAATGATCCTGTCccttttcataaatattaaaatgcaatttgatAGGATTTGTTGCAatctagatttttaattttactttattgCAATTTAAGCTCTCTAGTTTCATAAATTTGCATTTTAGGccctttaattttataatttacattttaatacttTCAAATTTAGGCCTTGCATTAATTGTTGTTTGCCAAACATTGTTGAAgtaaaatgcaacaaattgaaACTTGAAAGTCTAAATTGCaactttttaaactttttcaacTTATGAGCCAAAGTGCTATTCATACGAACTAGAGAATACTAAAATTGCATTTAActctttgtttattattttgaaaatcagtattctaaaattctaaacaaaagcaaaataggggaagaaaaaaaaaatgcagagcaattttttaaaattattttttgatcaaGAGTATGAGCAATTTGGTGGCACAAAACTAAAAGAACAGAACAGATGCGCTCAAATATTGAAAGTTGAAAGTGCTACAGCTGAAGCAATTACATTCCAATTTTACGTTTTCTCTTAGAGGAATTATAGATGATGCCAAAGAACTTAGGGATTAGTCAATCGCAGAGTGACTTGAGATAGGAAATCTTGTTTCTTCAAAAACCTTTTATCTTCCTGATCTATTAGGCGGCTCTGTTGGGCCAAACACATTTACAGCAGTCGAAAACATAATAGAAGTTGTGAAATCCAAATATGGAAGCCTAAGGCCTAAATTCCAAAATCCCATAATTTCAAATCTTCTTTAATCACCATATCTCTAATGATTTCAACTTGCTTTTCACATCCCTCCCTTAGGCCAAACAATAATATGCAGCAGGCGTTCCTGGCTCTTTCTACAATTGAGTATTTCCCAAGGCTTCACTTCATTTTGTGCATTCTTCTACTTCTCTTCAATGGTTTTCTAGGGTACCAAAAAAGGTAGTGAACAAGAACTCTCCTGCTTGGAACAAAGGACATATTCATTATGCAAATTACAGAGTgttggaattatatatatagcggAAGCTTgatcgagattgaataaagcttgtgataaattatgtcattatccattaattttactAACCTTTATGCGCAGGacttccaaactattctctagTGATAGATCTGCGGGTGGACGCATCTGATcataaaagaaacaagaaggttaatctgaaaaaactctgaaactcacagtttctgtttttctctcaaggtgttTTTAATTCTCTACTGAAATtctcaatctctagaaaataatacgtaAAACCTATTTTCTGGAGGCTAGTAAGCAGTGTATTTATATACTGGTAACCCTAATCCTCCTAGGGTTTCATAACATCTTGGACCCACTTAATGGGCTCTTTTTTGTATCTTAATAATTAGTTAAATGGGTTCTatcatttaatgagctagtttggggatcccACGACCaattattaatcaaggctcctgatcatggattagcttgctccaagagcataaatccaacaatctccTACTTATCCAACAATCTCCTACTTACTCTGAGCAAGCCTGGGACTTTGATCTCATCTAGTGCTACTCCACTAAAAACCTAAATGTAAACTCCAagattaataatgtttatattaaatgtatttttcctttgtaaaatatcaataattaattgataataatttctgttaatcaattaattatttattctcctGATTTATCAGTTTCTCTAACGGATCCAATACACTGGCCGGTGACTTTCACTATCCGAACACCGAAACATGTCAAGAGGATACTTCATACAAATTCTATTCTGTATATTTCATGAATACttagtaataaaaaaaccatgattcctaaatcatcaagatattggCCATTCAAAATAGACATCACTtattgataattcaaagaatcatagtcacttaattacctatttataatatactcaggattaagaaaaataacatatccaaTATTGCCTGAAATTTAAGTCCTTTTACAGAAATTAatccttaattaaatctcttTCGATCCTCTCAGAATGACTATAattcattccaatattttataataatcaagacacattatttcataaaatattgcagTTTAAATAAAGTGCCCAGTTTTATTTAACAACTGTGagacaattcattaattatgagaacctaTGATCATGTCTTCTATAGACTTATCCATATGATCACATACTGCATAATTAATCTGGAccttatatgtaaaatattgtgtgcaaaaaataacttaaaattaTTGAATCAGAAAATGAAACTACAACTTGTCTTGCTCCAAAAGCACAAATGTAATTAACTTCCACTTACTTTAAAGTAAGTCTGGCACCCTCTTAAGACCCATACAATTTACATGCTTCTCAAGTACACGTTCAGGAAGAGTCTTAGTAAAAGGATCTGCTAGGTTCTCCTTAGATGCTATATCAGTAATTACTGTATCTCCTCTTTCAATGAAATCACGGATCAAGTGGTACTTTCTTAATATGTATTTCTGCTTTTCGTGAGACTTGGGTTCTCTGGATTGAGCTACGGCCCCACTATTATCACACTAAAGGGTAATGGGCCGATCTGCACATGGTATTACATGAAGATCCAAAAGGAATTTCTTAAGTCATACAGCTTCCTTTGCAGCTTCAGATGCAGTCACATATTCAGCTTCAGTTGTGGAGTCAGCAACACAAGTTTGTTTAACACTCCTCTAACAAATGGCTCCTCCATTTAGAGTAAACACATATCCTGATGTTCACTTACTAGAATCAATATCCTATTGAAAATCAGAGTCTGTATCACCAAGGGTTTCAAGACTCCCACTAGAATACACCAACATATAATCCCTCATTCTCTTTAGATACTTGAGTATATGCTTCACTGCAATCCAATGTTCTACTCCAGGATCTGATTGGTAGCGACTTACTACTCCTACTGCATAGCAGATACCTGGCTTGGTACATAGTATGGCATACATGAGACTACCAACAACTGAAGCataaggtttcttactcatgagttcTTTCTGTTCGGGAGTTCTTGGTGATTGCTCCTTAGAAAGATGAATTCCATATCTAAAGGGTAGAAGTCCCCTTTTGGAATTTTCCATACCGAACCTGGTCACTATTTTATCAATGTAGGAAGCTTGGGATAGAGCTAACACCTTATTCTTCCGGTCTCGTAAAAGTTTGATTCCTAGAATATAGTTAGCTTCACCcaaatccttcatatcaaactgcTTTTTCAAGTAACTCTTTACGTCTGACAACATTTTCACACTGTTTCCAATTAACAGAATGTCATCTACGTAAAGAACAAGAAAGATTACCACTATATcttgaatctttttatacacACATAGTTCATCTAGGCTTTTTTCAAAACTGTATGATTTGATAACTTGATCAAACCTGATGTTCCATGACCTGGatgcttgcttaagtccatatATTGACCTATGCAACTTGCAAACCATGTGTTCTTGACCTTTTTCTATGAATCCTTCCGGTTGCTGCATATAGATGTCCTCCTCCAGCTTCCCATTTAGAAAAGTTGTTTTGACATCCATTTGCCAAATCTCATAATCTACAGCTAAGAGAATCCGAACAGATTTAAGCATGGCTACTGGTGAAAAGGTTTCATCATAATCTATACCCTCTTTCTGGGTATACCTTTTACCACCAATCTAGCTTTGAAGGTTTCAACCTTCCCATCTGGTCCTGTCTTTCTCTTGTAAATCCACTTACATCCAATTTGTTTTACCCCTTTACGTGCTTCTACAAGAGACCAAACTGAGTTAGAATCCATAGATTTCATCTCACGGTCCATGGCCTTTCTCCACTTTTGCATATTGACATCCTCCAATGCCTCTTTGTATGTGGTAGGGTCGTCATCAAGATTATCCAGAACGACTTGATAACTCTCTCCTAACAAGGCATACCTTACAGGTTTACGTATCATTCTCCCACTACGAGTTTGCTGCACTGGTTGTTGTACATGTACAGGAGGATCCAAGTTTTGTGGTTCATGTGGATCACTAACCTCTTCATTATGATCTTGTTCTTGAGtttcttgaatttggtcctAAGCTGTTTCCTGTGTTTGTTCACCTTCGGGtacaatttgtatatttttcccTCTTTGAACATCAACAGGAAATAGGAGTGTAAGACTAGGAGTTTCTGTTAGATCTCGAACTGAGTCAAGCTCTTCCAAAACCACTTTACTCTTAggattaaaatttttcatataatccTCTTCTAAGAAAATGGCATGAGTACTTACTatcatcttcttttcttttggattataaaatattccacctcTTGTTCCCTTAGGGTAGCTAATAGACATACATAATTCCATAGGAGATGCCCATTTTTGAGATTTCTATGCTAAGACATGTGCCCGGGCACCCCAAATCCGAATATGGTTTAAACTAGGTTTGTACCCTTTCTATAATTCTATGGGTGTCTTTGAAATAGATTTAGATGGAACTAAGTTTAGTATGTATGCAGCTATTTTTAAGGCATATCCCCAGAACGATTCAGGTAATGATGAATAACTAACCATTGACCTCACCATATTAAAAATGTTCTATTTCTCCTTTCAGAGACTTCATTTTGCTGAGGCGTTCCAGGAGATGATAATTGAGAAACTATCCCCTCTTTAGCCAGGTAAGACTTGAACTCTTCAGACAAGTATTTACCGCCTCAGTCAAACCGAAGCTGCTTGATATGGACACCCAATTGCTTTTCTGCCTCAGCCTTATACTctcgaaatttatcaaaagcttcagACTTATGGCGCATTAGGTAAACATAACCATATCTTGAGTAGTCATTGGTAAATGTAATGAAATACTCATACCCGCCTCTGACTTGAACGCTCATTGTtccacatacatcagtatgTACCAATTCTAATTGTATGGTGGCACGATTTCCTTTGGCCTTGAAAGGcctctttgtcattttaccttctaaacatgattcacatattggtataggttcaaagattaaggaatttaaaattccactTTTAATCAAACCATGAATTCTGCTAGAATTAATATGACCCAATCGCAAATGCCATAGATAGGTTTCATTTGAAACCTTCCTTTTCTTAGATAAGGGAAGTTGCTCTTCATCAGTATTTTCAATGGCATTTATACTATAAGACAaaggagttaaaaaatatagaccattcatcaataatccggaacaaataaaagtattattactcTTTATTGAAACTGAGGAATTAAACTGCACCGTTAAATCATGTTCAA
Protein-coding regions in this window:
- the LOC107418685 gene encoding loganic acid O-methyltransferase-like, producing the protein MNEEIAEKLDIGIVVSSNTYCIVDLGCSAGPYTFAAVNNIIKAVKSKQRPYFPNPKISSVTLMIMRELYNKTTLREETAKESRELSEAYPMAGGDGLHSYANNSSLQREALDLAKVIMMKEIAEKLETETVVCSNTFCIADLGCSVGPNTFAAVEKIIEGVKLKYESLGLVSEIPEFQVFFNDHVTNDFNLLFTSLPQDKPYYAAGVPGSFYGRLFPEASIHFFHSSTSLQWLSRVPKEVVNKTSPAWNKGRIHYSNSRVEVIQAYKAQFDEDMERFLQARALEIVYGGLMVLIIPGIPNGASHSQSLENMIYDLLGSCLMDMAQKEIIQEEKVDSINIPAYFTTPQELEAAVERNGCFNIERTEILREAWGTLPNAHQAASHIRACMGGVIKQHFKDDIIDKLFDLYHKKLEETLPFVFESGKRMDLFVLLKRKPIISPFFPLKY